The following coding sequences are from one Ruminococcus flavefaciens AE3010 window:
- the sfsA gene encoding DNA/RNA nuclease SfsA yields MRYRNIKAAEFISRPNRFIAKVRIDGHEETVHVKNTGRCRELLTEGCRVYLEGSDNPARKTKYDLVAVEKLRSGKPPLLVNMDSQVPNAAVEEWLRKGELFSQHAVIRRECTYGSSRFDFRIDEEERTSFLEVKGVTLENDGIASFPDAPTERGVKHIHELIRAHKEGFGAYILFVVQMKEMTELRPNDATHKAFGDALRLAQAEGVKLFAYDCIVTPDSITIDKPLPIRTEL; encoded by the coding sequence ATGAGATACAGGAATATAAAAGCGGCTGAGTTTATCAGCCGCCCCAACAGATTTATTGCAAAGGTTCGCATTGACGGGCATGAGGAGACCGTTCACGTCAAGAATACGGGCAGGTGCAGGGAGCTTCTCACTGAGGGCTGCCGTGTATATCTTGAGGGCTCGGACAATCCTGCCCGCAAGACTAAATACGACCTTGTTGCGGTGGAAAAGCTCAGGAGCGGCAAGCCGCCACTGCTTGTGAATATGGATTCTCAAGTCCCCAATGCTGCCGTTGAGGAATGGCTGAGAAAAGGAGAGCTTTTCTCACAGCATGCGGTGATACGCCGTGAATGTACATACGGTTCTTCAAGATTTGATTTCCGCATAGATGAGGAGGAGAGGACTTCATTTCTCGAAGTTAAGGGCGTAACTCTTGAAAACGACGGCATCGCTTCATTTCCCGATGCTCCCACGGAGCGGGGAGTGAAGCATATCCATGAGCTGATACGGGCGCATAAAGAGGGCTTCGGCGCATATATTCTATTCGTCGTTCAGATGAAAGAGATGACTGAGCTTCGCCCAAATGACGCTACTCATAAAGCCTTTGGCGACGCACTGAGACTTGCACAGGCTGAGGGAGTGAAGCTGTTTGCCTACGACTGCATAGTAACTCCCGACAGCATAACCATAGATAAACCACTTCCCATAAGAACGGAGCTTTGA
- a CDS encoding MATE family efflux transporter has product MAKANDLTQGKVSSLILKFYFPMLLTNMLQQMYNIADTAIVGKGLGDNALAAVGNMSSLTFLIFGFSMGLANGFSVITAQSFGAKDYKKLRRSVASSAMLCFIIALVLTLLSTAFLKPVLHLLRTDEAIMHDGLVYGYFIFGGLMATIAYNLCSCILRALGDSKTPFIAIIISTVVNLFLDTFCIFVLKTGVEGAAIATIFSQIVSALICFMKIRKIDVLSITKTDFRGNGALYAELFKNGLPMALMNSITAVGCMVIQYFVNGLGVAYTTAYSACSKFINLFMQPACTAGFAMSAFTSQNFGARRFDRIREGLHVCLTIATIAYVVLGSAMVFLPTYLARIMVSGSEPIAIAKTYLPICGIFLFGVDFLFIFRNGNQGFGKPLVPMISGIAEMALRIGVIALFIPVIGFRATAYAEASAWLGALILNAAAFEHTLRKHTATPKTKPEKLRSAA; this is encoded by the coding sequence ATGGCAAAGGCAAACGACCTTACACAGGGAAAAGTCAGCTCGCTTATATTGAAATTCTACTTTCCCATGCTGCTGACAAATATGCTCCAGCAGATGTACAATATCGCTGATACAGCCATAGTCGGCAAGGGTCTCGGTGACAACGCTCTTGCAGCTGTAGGCAATATGTCATCTCTCACATTCCTTATATTCGGCTTCTCAATGGGACTTGCCAACGGCTTCTCGGTAATAACCGCACAGAGCTTCGGCGCCAAGGACTACAAAAAGCTCCGCCGCTCCGTGGCTTCATCGGCAATGCTCTGCTTTATCATAGCACTTGTACTCACTTTGCTCAGCACAGCCTTTCTGAAGCCTGTCCTCCACCTGCTCCGCACTGATGAAGCAATAATGCACGACGGTCTTGTATACGGCTACTTCATATTCGGCGGACTTATGGCTACTATCGCATATAATCTCTGCTCATGCATACTCCGCGCCCTCGGCGACAGCAAAACACCCTTTATAGCCATAATAATCTCCACTGTCGTCAACCTCTTCCTCGATACATTCTGCATATTCGTACTGAAAACAGGAGTTGAGGGAGCTGCGATAGCTACCATATTCTCACAGATAGTTTCAGCCCTGATATGCTTTATGAAGATACGCAAAATAGATGTACTCAGCATAACAAAGACGGACTTCCGCGGCAACGGCGCTCTTTACGCCGAGCTCTTCAAAAACGGTCTTCCAATGGCACTTATGAACTCCATCACAGCTGTGGGCTGCATGGTGATACAGTACTTCGTAAACGGTTTGGGAGTTGCCTATACTACCGCATATTCCGCTTGCAGCAAGTTCATCAATCTCTTTATGCAGCCCGCATGCACAGCAGGCTTCGCAATGTCTGCATTCACCAGCCAGAACTTCGGCGCACGGAGATTCGACCGCATCCGCGAGGGTCTTCACGTATGCCTTACAATAGCAACTATCGCCTATGTGGTACTGGGCTCGGCAATGGTATTCCTGCCCACATATCTGGCAAGAATAATGGTGAGCGGCTCGGAGCCCATCGCCATTGCAAAGACCTATCTGCCCATATGCGGCATATTCCTCTTCGGAGTTGACTTCCTGTTCATATTCCGCAACGGCAATCAGGGCTTCGGAAAGCCCCTTGTACCCATGATATCGGGAATTGCCGAAATGGCGCTGAGAATAGGCGTTATCGCACTGTTCATACCCGTCATAGGCTTCCGTGCTACTGCCTACGCAGAAGCCTCCGCATGGTTAGGAGCTCTTATCCTCAATGCAGCCGCATTCGAGCACACTCTCCGCAAACATACAGCAACTCCCAAAACCAAGCCTGAGAAGCTCCGCTCCGCAGCCTGA
- a CDS encoding ion transporter produces the protein MSEKKNKSAKKRIFDIIQIGNRDDLPSRLFDYFIVAVILLNITIVFLGTFDELSGLSGIFRIIEGVTVLVFCVEYILRIWTADMLYPKKSHMGARLKFLRSFDGIVDLLTILPFFFLSGFIVFRMLRVVRILHLFRVNAHYDSFHVITTVLVEKKNQIISSVFIIIVLMLASSLGIYSVEHDAQPEVFRNAFSGIWWSVSTLLTVGYGDIYPVTVIGKILAICSAFLGVGVVAIPTGIISAGFVEQYTKKQYSDVRFSDLDEIGEILVDKNSEFKNMTVAEYTLKYNIVILVILRGDLTVVPNENMRIKQNDILIVRGDKIDK, from the coding sequence TTGAGTGAGAAAAAGAATAAGTCTGCCAAAAAGCGTATCTTCGACATTATCCAGATAGGCAACAGAGACGACCTGCCAAGCAGGCTGTTCGACTACTTCATAGTTGCGGTCATACTGCTGAATATCACTATTGTTTTTCTCGGAACATTTGACGAGCTGTCAGGCTTATCGGGAATTTTCAGAATTATTGAGGGAGTTACCGTACTTGTATTCTGTGTGGAGTATATCCTGCGTATCTGGACGGCGGATATGCTCTATCCGAAAAAGAGTCACATGGGAGCAAGACTGAAATTCCTGCGCTCCTTTGACGGCATCGTTGACCTGCTGACTATACTGCCTTTTTTCTTCCTCAGCGGCTTCATCGTGTTCCGTATGCTGAGAGTAGTGCGTATACTGCACCTGTTCAGAGTAAATGCCCACTATGATTCGTTCCACGTCATAACCACAGTACTTGTGGAAAAGAAAAACCAGATAATATCATCGGTGTTCATAATCATAGTCCTTATGCTTGCATCGTCCCTTGGTATATACAGCGTGGAGCATGACGCGCAGCCCGAGGTTTTCCGCAACGCCTTTTCGGGTATATGGTGGAGCGTTTCCACGCTTCTCACCGTGGGCTACGGAGACATCTATCCCGTTACGGTAATAGGAAAGATACTGGCTATATGCAGCGCTTTTCTCGGCGTTGGCGTAGTCGCTATCCCCACCGGTATCATCAGTGCAGGATTCGTTGAGCAGTACACCAAGAAGCAGTACTCCGACGTGAGATTCAGCGACCTTGACGAGATAGGGGAGATACTTGTTGACAAGAACAGCGAGTTCAAAAACATGACTGTGGCGGAGTACACATTGAAGTATAATATCGTTATCCTTGTTATCCTCCGCGGAGATCTTACTGTTGTGCCAAATGAAAATATGCGTATCAAGCAAAATGATATACTTATTGTGCGCGGTGATAAGATTGATAAGTGA
- a CDS encoding RNA polymerase sigma factor has product MNDESIIELFRNRDEQAIEELKLKYGRLCFHIAGNILSQREDIEECINSVYYDIWNRIPPDEPNDLRTYLCRIVKNKAIDKLKYNSAIKRNSQFSVSLDELAECIPDTRQEDISAQKLAKLISLFLRTQDERHRKIFIRRYWYGDSLSKIAEFFDMNEKTVATYLFRTRKKLKDYLRKEGYYYE; this is encoded by the coding sequence ATGAATGATGAAAGCATCATTGAACTGTTCCGAAACAGAGATGAACAGGCGATCGAAGAACTAAAGCTGAAATACGGACGGCTCTGCTTCCATATTGCGGGAAATATCCTCTCTCAGCGTGAAGATATCGAGGAGTGTATCAACTCCGTATACTACGATATATGGAACAGGATACCGCCTGACGAACCCAATGACCTCAGAACATATCTTTGCCGAATAGTTAAGAACAAGGCTATAGACAAGCTGAAATACAACTCCGCTATTAAGCGCAATTCACAGTTCAGTGTTTCGCTGGACGAGCTTGCAGAGTGTATCCCCGATACGCGGCAGGAAGACATATCTGCACAGAAGCTTGCAAAGCTCATAAGTCTTTTTCTCAGGACTCAGGACGAAAGGCACAGAAAGATATTCATCAGGCGCTACTGGTACGGCGACAGTCTTTCAAAGATCGCGGAGTTCTTCGATATGAACGAAAAAACTGTGGCCACATATCTGTTCAGAACAAGAAAGAAACTGAAAGACTATTTAAGAAAGGAAGGTTACTATTATGAATAA
- a CDS encoding deoxyguanosinetriphosphate triphosphohydrolase translates to MNWKTLLCEKRRRSYSTSAVSADPRNEFQKDYHRIIGSASFRRLQDKTQVFPLDRGDFVRTRLTHSLEVSSFAKSLGQMIFRNILQFKKDSGLEESDIEKICSILECAGLVHDIGNPPFGHFGEDYVRDWFRRNLPEMELGGKKLNELLTPQMMGDLCNFEGNAQALRLLTKLHFLVDENGMNLTYPLLNTIIKYPVPSTGINKKSGNIKDKKMGYYYADKDIFEDIVNSTGAVDCRHPLAFILEAADDIAYKTADTEDAVKKGFITYSQLVYELKNTYMNKCADNGEREEYCRAVEKLESYYGQAVEKGLSSPEQNAVQRWIIYVQGVLLRCAAYGFTSNYSDIMEGSFPKELLAVSHGSVLAYALGDMAYRFVFKSKEIYKLEVAAGETYEFLLSKFVRAALLFDTEYESSAIEQRVMRLISENYIRAYKVSAEGKSEVEKLYLRLMLVTDYICGMTDGYARKLYRELSGIE, encoded by the coding sequence ATGAACTGGAAAACACTTCTTTGTGAAAAAAGACGCAGAAGCTACTCTACATCGGCTGTAAGTGCAGACCCGAGAAACGAATTCCAAAAGGACTATCACAGGATAATCGGCAGCGCTTCATTCCGCCGCTTGCAGGACAAGACGCAGGTATTCCCTCTGGACAGGGGAGACTTTGTGCGTACACGCCTTACCCATTCGCTGGAGGTCTCCTCCTTTGCAAAATCCCTCGGACAGATGATATTCCGCAATATACTGCAATTCAAGAAGGACAGCGGACTGGAAGAGTCCGACATTGAGAAGATATGCAGCATACTTGAATGTGCGGGGCTTGTCCACGATATCGGCAATCCGCCCTTCGGACATTTCGGCGAGGACTACGTCCGCGACTGGTTCAGGAGAAATCTTCCCGAAATGGAGTTGGGCGGCAAAAAGCTAAATGAGCTGCTGACACCTCAGATGATGGGGGACCTCTGCAACTTTGAGGGCAATGCACAGGCGCTGAGACTGCTTACAAAGCTGCATTTTCTCGTTGATGAAAACGGCATGAATCTGACCTATCCGCTGCTCAATACCATAATAAAGTATCCCGTGCCGTCCACAGGTATCAACAAAAAAAGCGGCAACATCAAGGATAAGAAAATGGGCTATTACTACGCCGATAAGGACATATTCGAGGACATTGTGAACTCCACGGGAGCTGTTGACTGCCGCCACCCGCTGGCGTTTATCCTTGAAGCCGCCGACGATATCGCCTACAAGACTGCTGATACAGAGGACGCTGTGAAGAAAGGCTTCATAACCTATTCTCAACTTGTATATGAGCTGAAAAATACATATATGAACAAATGCGCCGACAACGGTGAGCGAGAGGAATACTGCCGAGCCGTTGAAAAGCTGGAAAGCTATTACGGACAGGCAGTTGAGAAAGGCTTGTCCTCTCCCGAGCAGAACGCAGTCCAGCGCTGGATAATCTATGTGCAGGGCGTACTGCTGAGATGTGCCGCTTACGGTTTCACAAGCAATTACAGCGATATAATGGAGGGCAGCTTTCCCAAGGAGCTCCTTGCAGTTTCCCACGGCAGCGTTCTTGCATATGCGCTGGGAGATATGGCTTATCGTTTCGTTTTCAAGTCCAAGGAGATATACAAGCTTGAAGTTGCGGCAGGGGAGACATACGAATTCCTGCTGAGCAAGTTCGTACGTGCTGCACTGCTCTTTGATACGGAATATGAAAGCTCCGCAATTGAGCAGCGTGTCATGCGGCTCATATCAGAGAACTATATTCGCGCCTACAAAGTCAGCGCAGAGGGCAAGTCCGAGGTTGAAAAGCTGTATCTGCGGCTCATGCTTGTTACGGACTACATCTGCGGCATGACTGACGGCTACGCAAGAAAACTATACAGGGAGCTGAGCGGAATTGAGTGA
- a CDS encoding helix-turn-helix transcriptional regulator yields MKTDRDLNYRLYIQRNDGFTRNPFQSELSYYRTVQSGDVEGVKKRFELVRKNFFQGKGTLSDDPVRNIVYHFVTSVALVCRFCVEGGMPHDTAYTLSDIYIQRADKMNDIEKIIDLFVEMQLDFAERMRVLKKENVISLHVRRCIDYIYEHLHEELTLTILADYVGLNQSYLSKLFSKETGMSVKSFVTKAKISTAENLLKNSDFSCLDISLALGFSSQSAFISVFRKLNGMTPKKYRELHYMDVIE; encoded by the coding sequence ATGAAAACCGACCGTGACCTTAATTACAGGCTATATATACAGCGGAATGACGGCTTTACGCGGAATCCCTTTCAGAGTGAGCTGAGCTACTACAGAACGGTCCAGTCAGGGGACGTTGAGGGCGTAAAGAAGCGCTTTGAATTAGTGAGAAAGAACTTCTTTCAGGGCAAGGGAACTCTTTCCGACGACCCTGTGCGCAATATCGTCTACCATTTCGTTACCTCGGTAGCTCTTGTGTGCCGTTTCTGTGTTGAGGGCGGAATGCCACATGATACCGCATATACCCTCAGCGACATATACATACAGAGAGCCGACAAGATGAATGACATCGAAAAGATAATTGACCTTTTCGTTGAAATGCAGCTCGATTTTGCTGAGCGAATGAGAGTTCTCAAAAAAGAGAATGTCATATCTCTCCATGTGCGCAGGTGCATAGACTACATCTACGAGCATCTCCACGAGGAGCTGACCCTGACTATCCTTGCGGACTATGTGGGGCTGAATCAGTCATATCTCTCAAAGCTCTTTTCAAAGGAAACAGGCATGAGTGTGAAATCCTTCGTCACAAAGGCGAAGATATCCACAGCGGAGAACCTGCTGAAAAACTCGGATTTTTCATGCCTTGATATTTCACTTGCACTGGGATTTTCCTCACAGAGCGCCTTTATCAGCGTTTTCAGAAAGCTCAACGGAATGACTCCCAAAAAGTACAGGGAGCTGCACTACATGGACGTTATTGAATGA